The following are encoded together in the Culex pipiens pallens isolate TS chromosome 1, TS_CPP_V2, whole genome shotgun sequence genome:
- the LOC120426735 gene encoding 3-hydroxyisobutyryl-CoA hydrolase, mitochondrial produces the protein MLTRNLSRTVPSALFRAMSSSSERTVLCEEFGPDKGVITLNRLKALNAINLDMVRQIYGAMRSWQGQKNLVIVKGAGEKSFCAGGDVRSLVEAGPVPESRNFFREEYNLNALIGSYKPDYVAVIDGITMGGGVGLSVHGKYRVATERTMFAMPETAIGLFPDVGGGYFLPRLDGKLGLYLGLTGFRLKGKDVAKAGIATHYVESKNLDALEKELLASKNSADVAATLDKFNVQDSSEFVLAKNLKQINACFSGPTVESILTALESDGSEWAQSTLKTLAKMSPLSMKVTKKQLDLGRSMDLRSCLRMEFRMAVHCLIDSDFKEGVRALLIDRDQSPKWKPTTLGEVTEQQVDRFFGALPDGDELLFEDEVKANM, from the exons ATG CTAACCCGAAACTTGTCACGAACCGTTCCGTCGGCCCTGTTCCGAGCAATGTCTTCTTCCTCGGAACGCACCGTCCTCTGCGAGGAGTTTGGCCCGGACAAGGGTGTCATCACGCTGAACCGCCTCAAGGCGCTGAACGCCATCAACCTGGACATGGTGCGGCAAATCTACGGCGCGATGCGGTCCTGGCAGGGCCAGAAGAACCTAGTCATCGTGAAGGGCGCCGGGGAGAAGTCATTCTGCGCCGGTGGGGACGTCCGCTCGCTCGTGGAAGCCGGTCCCGTTCCGGAGTCGCGAAACTTTTTCCGCGAGGAGTACAATTTGAACGCGCTGATCGGGTCCTACAAGCCGGATTACGTGGCCGTGATCGACGGGATCACGATGGGGGGCGGGGTTGGGCTGTCCGTGCACGGCAAGTACCGCGTGGCCACGGAACGAACCATGTTCGCGATGCCCGAGACCGCGATCGGCCTCTTTCCGGACGTCGGCGGCGGCTACTTTTTGCCACGTCTCGACGGCAAACTCGGCCTCTACCTAGGCCTAACGGGATTCCGTCTTAAAGGCAAGGATGTGGCCAAGGCTGGCATCGCGACGCACTACGTCGAAAGTAAGAATCTGGATGCGCTCGAGAAGGAACTGCTCGCGAGCAAAAACAGCGCGGACGTCGCCGCCACCCTGGACAAATTCAACGTCCAAGATAGTTCCGAGTTTGTGCTCGCGAAAAATCTTAAACAAATCAACGCGTGCTTCAGCGGTCCCACGGTGGAATCGATTCTGACGGCGCTCGAATCGGACGGCAGCGAGTGGGCTCAGTCGACGCTGAAAACCCTCGCGAAAATGTCCCCACTCTCCATGAAGGTCACCAAGAAGCAGCTCGACCTGGGTCGCAGCATGGACCTGCGAAGCTGTCTGAGGATGGAGTTCCGAATGGCGGTTCACTGTCTCATCGATAGTGACTTCAAGGAGGGGGTGCGAGCGCTGTTGATTGACCGTGATCAGAGTCCCAAGTGGAAGCCGACCACGCTGGGGGAGGTGACGGAGCAGCAGGTTGATCGGTTCTTTGGAGCGTTGCCCGACGGCGACGAGCTGCTGTTTGAGGATGAGGTGAAGGCCAATATGTAA
- the LOC120426734 gene encoding golgin-45 isoform X1, which yields MFLPSITSSMDTAAARTQGDGMEHDALTSTTTTQPQQQQRPLNLPLNFDLERLLPHSGSNPVYRPTELITTTSGASLRPTVPKGKIFALVPKLVQTHRTSGLKNREPRFVPFEPYKGAVNPIIPFKNNENRVKVGPDRNNLDLNVLVSQMSTMTSKELLKGEVVAKQEFDNEKQKYEKQIEELRKERDYFQSQLKFQAQVNSELKNLLVAAVGEDLQTKVNVLTEDKLHLARKLLNSAENLSSDREQIEFLAGQSEVWRSKFLASSLMVEELARWKTSLLQKNALLLSSNKEMLELTAKTRELQIDILKNLKFLSNQKDLTLPSANLLDLTAESVNISQRLVLAHSALGMPEPLELTGLDPTCEGEKMAVRALQHSNEPLMSTDEAFRAIVGQAFPSIAQMRQHAAEQGDFELVEKPVAAEEPTATGGE from the exons ATGTTCCTTCCGAGCATTACCAGCAGCATGGACACAG CAGCAGCTCGGACGCAAGGCGATGGTATGGAACACGACGCACTgacctcgacgacgacgacccaaccacagcagcagcaacgtcCCCTAAACCTTCCGCTCAACTTTGACCTGGAACGCCTGCTACCTCACTCCGGATCGAATCCGGTGTACCGTCCAACAGAGCTGATCACCACGACGAGCGGTGCCTCGCTGCGGCCAACCGTGCCCAAGGGGAAGATCTTTGCACTGGTTCCGAAGCTGGTGCAGACACACCGCACGAGTGGTCTCAAAAATCGCGAGCCACGCTTCGTCCCATTCGAGCCGTACAAGGGTGCCGTCAATCCGATTATTCCGTTTAAAAACAACGAAAATCGGGTCAAGGTCGGGCCGGATCGGAACAATCTGGACCTGAACGTGCTCGTGTCACAAATGTCCACCATGACGAGCAAGGAGCTGCTGAAGGGCGAGGTCGTGGCCAAGCAGGAGTTTGACAACGAGAAGCAAAAGTACGAAAAGCAAATCGAAGAATTGCGTAAGGAGCGCGATTACTTCCAGAGTCAGCTCAAGTTCCAAGCGCAGGTCAATTCGGAACTGAAGAACCTGCTCGTCGCCGCCGTCGGTGAAGATCTGCAAACCAAAGTGAACGTCCTAACCGAGGACAAGCTGCACCTGGCGCGAAAGCTGCTCAACTCCGCAGAGAACCTCTCCTCAGACCGCGAACAGATCGAATTTCTCGCCGGTCAAAGCGAAGTCTGGCGCAGCAAGTTCCTCGCCAGCAGTCTCATGGTCGAAGAGCTCGCCCGGTGGAAAACCAGCCTCCTCCAAAAGAACGCCCTTCTCCTCTCCTCCAACAAGGAAATGCTCGAGCTGACGGCCAAAACGCGCGAACTCCAGATCGACATCCTCAAGAACCTCAAGTTCCTCTCGAACCAGAAAGACCTCACCCTTCCCTCCGCCAACCTGCTCGATCTTACCGCCGAAAGTGTCAACATCTCGCAGCGGCTCGTGCTCGCCCACTCGGCGCTCGGCATGCCGGAACCACTGGAACTCACCGGCCTCGATCCAACCTGCGAGGGCGAAAAGATGGCCGTTCGGGCGCTGCAGCACTCGAACGAACCGCTCATGAGCACCGACGAGGCGTTCCGAGCCATCGTCGGACAGGCGTTTCCGTCGATCGCGCAGATGAGGCAGCACGCGGCCGAGCAGGGGGATTTTGAGCTGGTCGAGAAGCCGGTGGCGGCTGAGGAACCGACGGCGACTGGTGGTGagtga
- the LOC120426734 gene encoding golgin-45 isoform X2, with protein MFLPSITSSMDTAARTQGDGMEHDALTSTTTTQPQQQQRPLNLPLNFDLERLLPHSGSNPVYRPTELITTTSGASLRPTVPKGKIFALVPKLVQTHRTSGLKNREPRFVPFEPYKGAVNPIIPFKNNENRVKVGPDRNNLDLNVLVSQMSTMTSKELLKGEVVAKQEFDNEKQKYEKQIEELRKERDYFQSQLKFQAQVNSELKNLLVAAVGEDLQTKVNVLTEDKLHLARKLLNSAENLSSDREQIEFLAGQSEVWRSKFLASSLMVEELARWKTSLLQKNALLLSSNKEMLELTAKTRELQIDILKNLKFLSNQKDLTLPSANLLDLTAESVNISQRLVLAHSALGMPEPLELTGLDPTCEGEKMAVRALQHSNEPLMSTDEAFRAIVGQAFPSIAQMRQHAAEQGDFELVEKPVAAEEPTATGGE; from the exons ATGTTCCTTCCGAGCATTACCAGCAGCATGGACACAG CAGCTCGGACGCAAGGCGATGGTATGGAACACGACGCACTgacctcgacgacgacgacccaaccacagcagcagcaacgtcCCCTAAACCTTCCGCTCAACTTTGACCTGGAACGCCTGCTACCTCACTCCGGATCGAATCCGGTGTACCGTCCAACAGAGCTGATCACCACGACGAGCGGTGCCTCGCTGCGGCCAACCGTGCCCAAGGGGAAGATCTTTGCACTGGTTCCGAAGCTGGTGCAGACACACCGCACGAGTGGTCTCAAAAATCGCGAGCCACGCTTCGTCCCATTCGAGCCGTACAAGGGTGCCGTCAATCCGATTATTCCGTTTAAAAACAACGAAAATCGGGTCAAGGTCGGGCCGGATCGGAACAATCTGGACCTGAACGTGCTCGTGTCACAAATGTCCACCATGACGAGCAAGGAGCTGCTGAAGGGCGAGGTCGTGGCCAAGCAGGAGTTTGACAACGAGAAGCAAAAGTACGAAAAGCAAATCGAAGAATTGCGTAAGGAGCGCGATTACTTCCAGAGTCAGCTCAAGTTCCAAGCGCAGGTCAATTCGGAACTGAAGAACCTGCTCGTCGCCGCCGTCGGTGAAGATCTGCAAACCAAAGTGAACGTCCTAACCGAGGACAAGCTGCACCTGGCGCGAAAGCTGCTCAACTCCGCAGAGAACCTCTCCTCAGACCGCGAACAGATCGAATTTCTCGCCGGTCAAAGCGAAGTCTGGCGCAGCAAGTTCCTCGCCAGCAGTCTCATGGTCGAAGAGCTCGCCCGGTGGAAAACCAGCCTCCTCCAAAAGAACGCCCTTCTCCTCTCCTCCAACAAGGAAATGCTCGAGCTGACGGCCAAAACGCGCGAACTCCAGATCGACATCCTCAAGAACCTCAAGTTCCTCTCGAACCAGAAAGACCTCACCCTTCCCTCCGCCAACCTGCTCGATCTTACCGCCGAAAGTGTCAACATCTCGCAGCGGCTCGTGCTCGCCCACTCGGCGCTCGGCATGCCGGAACCACTGGAACTCACCGGCCTCGATCCAACCTGCGAGGGCGAAAAGATGGCCGTTCGGGCGCTGCAGCACTCGAACGAACCGCTCATGAGCACCGACGAGGCGTTCCGAGCCATCGTCGGACAGGCGTTTCCGTCGATCGCGCAGATGAGGCAGCACGCGGCCGAGCAGGGGGATTTTGAGCTGGTCGAGAAGCCGGTGGCGGCTGAGGAACCGACGGCGACTGGTGGTGagtga
- the LOC120426741 gene encoding eukaryotic translation initiation factor 4E type 2, translated as MTNKYDALKPYGSDSDDSGDEGTDFDVDKLEPLEVGPGEHKLQYTYCLWFGKKGSHRAAEYQKSLHFVGRCASVEQWWTLYCHLIKPTVLKPFRKLHLFKSGIKPMWEDPGNVRGGKWVIRLKKNKIDRAWENVCMAMLGEQFLVGPEICGVVLSTQFPEDLLSIWNRTATDTTSTNRIRDTLRRILNLPPSTHMEYKPHCDSLKYL; from the exons ATGACCAACAAGTACGATGC GCTGAAACCCTACGGCAGCGATAGCGATGACAGCGGCGACGAGGGCACCGACTTTGACGTGGACAAACTGGAACCGCTGGAGGTGGGCCCCGGGGAGCACAAGCTACAGTACACGTACTGTCTTTGGTTTGGGAAGAAGGGTTCACATCGGGCGGCG GAATACCAGAAATCACTCCACTTTGTGGGTCGTTGTGCCAGCGTCGAGCAGTGGTGGACGCTTTACTGCCATCTCATAAAGCCTACGGTGTTGAAACCGTTCCGAAAGTTGCATCTATTCAAG AGTGGCATAAAGCCCATGTGGGAGGACCCCGGCAATGTGCGCGGTGGCAAGTGGGTCATCCGGTtgaaaaagaacaaaatcgaCCGCGCGTGGGAGAATGTCTGCATGGCGATGCTGGGCGAGCAGTTCCTGGTGGGGCCGGAAATCTGCGGCGTCGTCCTGTCCACGCAGTTCCCCGAGGATCTGCTGTCCATCTGGAACCGGACGGCGACGGACACGACCAGCACGAACCGCATCCGGGACACGTTACGAAGAATCCTGAACCTACCTCCGTCGACGCACATGGAATACAAACCGCACTGCGATAGTCTTAAGTACCTCTGA